The sequence TCTTTCTGTCGGCCAGGGGCACCTTGAGGTTGAACTGCTTGCTCATCAACTGGCCTTTGAGGCGCAAGGCATCGTCGTGGGTGATAATCTTATGTACGCGATACTCGGCGGTGTAGAGTTTGGAGCATTTTTGGACTTGGAGAATGAGCATGGGGACGGTATCGATACTTCTGCCAGGGGACAGGTTCCTGGCATCTGAATCAGCTGCCAGGAACCTGTCCCCTGGCAGAACTGGCAGAAGAAGCTGGCAGCGTGTCAGCAAACCGAACAATACCAACACCAGCAGCGCGGCAGTTGCAATCAGAATGTTACGACGCTGTTTCATTACTCTAGATCCTGATCGCGAGAGATGCCTACCTCGCCGAAGTTGCTGACGGTGACGATTAATGGGATGTACTCATCGGTCTGGGGATGGCACACGCTGGCAGCGAAGAACAGTTGGTTGCCCTCAGCCTTGTCGAACACAAAACCTTCGAGGATACCGGTCTTACGATAGTCGTCGTCCAGACAACCCTCGAAAGCGGCCTTGGTAAAGGTCTTGGTGCAGAACACACTGCCATCGGTACGGATGACCTTGAGGGTGATGCGGTTGTCGACGAACTTCTGTCCGTTCTCGTCCTTCACCATACGCAAAGAATCGTCGGCTGTGCGCGACACCTCAACCTGGTACTGCTTACCCAACCACTGCACATCCTTTACATCTTTATAATCCTGCATACGGATGGGAGCCTGAGGTTTGGGCGCCTCGGTATGCTGTACGATGATATCATCGTGCTGCTTTTTCTGACCGCAACTTGCTAACAAGCAAGGCACTGCTATAAGGGCTAAAATCAAATTCTTATTCATAACACTTTCTTTATTGACGGTGCAAAGATAAGCAATTTTAGGCACGGATGGCACGGATTACACGGATTTTTTTATTATAAAGGAAAAAAAAAGCAAAAATATTTGGTAATTATAGAAAAGTTTGTACTTTTGCAGAAAAGAATACCGACTAACCTAAGATTTATGAATATAGGACGAATCCTTTTGGCTGCAGCGCTATTACTTGGAACGAGTGCCAGCCACGCAAACATAGATTATAAGAAAGACGCGAAATACATAGAACTTCGCGACTCCATGAGCCATGCATTTAACGATGGCGACAGTGCCCGATTCTATACACATCTGACGAACCTGCAGAACTATCTGCTGGAAAATAATGACCTGCACGGCTACTACACGCAGCGGTGCAATGACATTATCTTTGAGATGAACCGCCAGAAGATTTTCGAGGCGTACACCAAAGCCCAGGAGCTGTCGAAGGAGTTGCGCGAAAAGAAGTTGACCAAGGAGATGTATATGGCCGTGAACATGATGGGTCATATCAACCGCTATTGTGGTAACAAGGAGGCTGCCAAGAAATGTTGGTACGAGGTGGTAGAGATGATGGAGAAGAACGGCTACTACGAAAGCATCCCGCCCATCTACATGAATATCATCAATGTGGCCATAGACGATGACGCTCAGGAGGCATTAGACCTGATGGACAAGGCCAAGGAGATAGCCAAGAAATACTCGCCCGAACGTGTGTTCGACATCGAGACCCGAAAGACACTGACCTACTATAACGAAGGTAAGATAGACCAGTTCCTAAAGGGTTACAAGGTGTATAAGGAGGGCGAGCGGAAAGGTCTGTCGTCGGTTCACGGACGAAGCATGGAGGCCTACTATCTGGCTGCTACAGGTAAGGTTGACGAGGCCATCGAATATGCCAAACGCGAGTTGGGTGACGAGGGTGCCGATGCCATCCCGCTGATTTACGAGCGTGCTGGCAGATGGGAGGAGGCCTACAAATCGTTTAAGAAGGAATCGCTGGCCAGCGACTCGATAGATAATGTGGTGCTGACCAATAGTATGCAGGGTATCCAGGAACAGGTAGAGCTGTACGAAGCCGAGAAGAAAGCGGCTACCGTACGTACCACCGCCCTGATGGGTGCTATCCTGCTACTGACACTGCTGATTATCGCCCTGGTATATATCGTGCAGATACGCAAAAAGCACCTGAAGGAACTGCGCAAGGCGTATAAAAAGGCCATGGAGTCGGAGAAGATGAAGACAGCGTTTATTCAGAACGTGAGTCATGAGGTGCGCACGCCGCTGAACATCATCACGGGTTTTGCCCAGGTGATAGCCGATCCTGATTTGGCTGCTGATCCCGAAGAGCGCAAGCATATATCGACCATGATGCAGAAGAGTACCCGTCAGGTGACCATCCTCATCGACGAGATTATCGGCCTCTCGCTGATTGAGAGTACCGAAAAGATGAGCAAGGACGATGTGACGAACATCAACAACCTGTTGCGTGGATTACAGACAGAGTACAAGGAATACGTGACCGACGAGACCGACATCAAACTGGAGACAGAGCTGGCCGACGACCTTACGCTGAAGACCAACGAGAACATGCTGCGCCGTATATTTGCCTGCTTATTGGACAATGCCGTGAAATATACCGAGAAGGGCTGCATTACCATCCATGCCAAACAGGAGGGTGACCAGCTGCAGATGATGGTAACCGATACCGGCTATGGCATACCCGCTGAAGAGGCGGAGCATATCTTTGACCGCTTTGTGAAGTTGGATAACTTTAAGGAAGGTATCGGACTGGGTCTGCCACTGAGTCGCAGACTGGCCGAACAGTTGGGTGGAAAAGTAGAACTGGACACCACCTATACAGATGGCGCCCAGTTTATTGTTACACTGCCAATAAGCGAATAAACCTATTAGCCAAGGTATTTCATCAAGATGCGTGCATAACCACTGTCGTGCAGTTTGGTGATGCTCTTTTCGCGAATCTGACGTACACGCTCACGCGTGAGTCCCATCTCGGCGCCAATCTCCTCGAGACCACGCTCCTGACAGCCAATACCGAAGCACTCCTTGACAATCTTGAGTTCACGATCCTTCAGTACGTTACGCAGTACATTGTCCAGATCGGATGTGAGCGACTCGTAATCCACCAGCTTGTCGGTACGGGTATCCTCGCCACTGCTCAGCATGTCGGCCATTGAGTTGTCGTCGTCCTCACCGAAAGGTGCGTCGATACTCATGTGGTGACTATCGGCCTTGGCAGTCTGCTCAATCTTCGACTCCTCAATCTGTG is a genomic window of Xylanibacter ruminicola 23 containing:
- a CDS encoding sensor histidine kinase, whose product is MNIGRILLAAALLLGTSASHANIDYKKDAKYIELRDSMSHAFNDGDSARFYTHLTNLQNYLLENNDLHGYYTQRCNDIIFEMNRQKIFEAYTKAQELSKELREKKLTKEMYMAVNMMGHINRYCGNKEAAKKCWYEVVEMMEKNGYYESIPPIYMNIINVAIDDDAQEALDLMDKAKEIAKKYSPERVFDIETRKTLTYYNEGKIDQFLKGYKVYKEGERKGLSSVHGRSMEAYYLAATGKVDEAIEYAKRELGDEGADAIPLIYERAGRWEEAYKSFKKESLASDSIDNVVLTNSMQGIQEQVELYEAEKKAATVRTTALMGAILLLTLLIIALVYIVQIRKKHLKELRKAYKKAMESEKMKTAFIQNVSHEVRTPLNIITGFAQVIADPDLAADPEERKHISTMMQKSTRQVTILIDEIIGLSLIESTEKMSKDDVTNINNLLRGLQTEYKEYVTDETDIKLETELADDLTLKTNENMLRRIFACLLDNAVKYTEKGCITIHAKQEGDQLQMMVTDTGYGIPAEEAEHIFDRFVKLDNFKEGIGLGLPLSRRLAEQLGGKVELDTTYTDGAQFIVTLPISE
- a CDS encoding DUF4738 domain-containing protein, whose product is MNKNLILALIAVPCLLASCGQKKQHDDIIVQHTEAPKPQAPIRMQDYKDVKDVQWLGKQYQVEVSRTADDSLRMVKDENGQKFVDNRITLKVIRTDGSVFCTKTFTKAAFEGCLDDDYRKTGILEGFVFDKAEGNQLFFAASVCHPQTDEYIPLIVTVSNFGEVGISRDQDLE